Proteins encoded by one window of Blautia luti:
- the asnS gene encoding asparagine--tRNA ligase, with amino-acid sequence MKLTTVKEIYKEREKYLDQEVTVGGWVRSVRDSKTFGFIVLHDGTFFETLQVVYHDTMKNFADISKLNVGAAIIVKGTLVATPQAKQPFEIQATEVTVEGASAPDYPLQKKRHSLEYLRTITHLRPRTNTFQAVFRVRSICAYAIHRFFQEQGFVYVHTPLITGSDCEGAGEMFQVTTLDMNNVPVDDKGAVDYSQDFFGKETNLTVSGQLNCETFAQAFRNVYTFGPTFRAENSNTTRHAAEFWMIEPECAFADLNDNMDLAEAMLKYVIRYVLENAPEEMNFFNSFIDKGLLDRLNHVINSEFGHVTYTEAVELLEKNNDKFDYKVFWGCDLQTEHERYLTEEIFKKPVFVTDYPKEIKAFYMKMNEDNKTVAAMDCLVPGIGEIIGGSQREDDIEKLEKRMDELGLKKEDYDFYLDLRKYGSTRHSGFGLGFERCVMYLTGMGNIRDVIPFPRTVKNCDL; translated from the coding sequence ATGAAACTGACAACAGTAAAAGAAATTTACAAAGAGAGAGAAAAATATCTGGATCAGGAGGTTACTGTAGGCGGATGGGTAAGAAGTGTTCGTGATTCCAAGACCTTCGGATTTATCGTACTTCATGATGGTACTTTTTTTGAAACACTGCAGGTAGTTTACCATGATACAATGAAGAACTTCGCAGATATCAGCAAGCTGAATGTAGGTGCAGCTATCATCGTAAAAGGAACTCTGGTAGCAACTCCTCAGGCAAAGCAGCCATTCGAGATCCAGGCTACAGAGGTTACAGTAGAGGGTGCCTCCGCTCCGGATTACCCGTTACAGAAGAAGCGCCACAGCCTTGAATACTTAAGAACTATCACACATCTCCGTCCGAGAACAAACACATTTCAGGCAGTATTCCGTGTTCGTTCCATCTGTGCTTATGCAATCCACCGTTTCTTCCAGGAACAGGGATTTGTATATGTACACACACCACTGATCACAGGAAGTGACTGTGAGGGTGCCGGTGAGATGTTCCAGGTTACCACACTGGACATGAACAATGTTCCTGTAGATGATAAAGGCGCTGTGGACTATTCCCAGGACTTCTTCGGAAAAGAAACCAACCTGACAGTAAGCGGCCAGTTAAACTGTGAGACTTTCGCACAGGCATTCCGCAATGTTTATACATTCGGACCAACATTCCGTGCAGAGAACTCCAACACTACACGTCATGCAGCAGAATTCTGGATGATCGAGCCTGAATGTGCATTCGCAGACCTGAATGACAACATGGATCTGGCAGAGGCTATGCTGAAATATGTGATCCGTTATGTACTGGAGAACGCTCCGGAGGAGATGAACTTTTTCAATTCCTTCATTGACAAAGGACTTCTGGACAGACTGAACCATGTGATCAACTCCGAGTTCGGTCATGTAACTTATACAGAAGCAGTAGAACTTCTGGAGAAGAACAACGATAAATTTGATTACAAGGTATTCTGGGGATGTGATCTGCAGACAGAGCATGAGCGTTATCTTACAGAAGAGATCTTTAAGAAACCGGTATTTGTAACAGATTATCCGAAGGAGATCAAGGCCTTCTATATGAAGATGAACGAGGACAATAAGACAGTTGCAGCTATGGACTGCCTGGTACCTGGAATCGGAGAGATCATCGGCGGAAGCCAGAGAGAGGACGATATCGAGAAACTTGAGAAACGTATGGATGAGCTGGGACTGAAGAAAGAGGATTATGATTTCTATCTGGATCTTCGTAAATATGGTTCCACACGCCATTCAGGATTTGGACTGGGATTTGAACGCTGCGTAATGTACCTGACCGGCATGGGAAATATCCGCGACGTAATCCCGTTCCCAAGAACTGTAAAGAACTGTGATTTATAA
- a CDS encoding metallophosphoesterase family protein, producing the protein MRFIHLADVHLGAVPDRGCPWSERREEEIWETFRRVIAGIRENPVDLLFIAGDLFHRQPLLRELKEVNYLFSTIPDTRVYLMAGNHDYIKPDSFYRDFKWAENVVFFRNEHLTCIKDEKLDVYVYGLSYEHQEIEEPLYDAARPGEGEGLHILLAHGGDASHIPMNVKGLSAAGFDYIAMGHIHKPEILLRDKAAYAGALEPIDRNDLGEHGYIEGHLENGRLKTNFVPFACRSYEQIILMLREGSTQASLEDMLRADLASRGRMNIYRIIIKGNRAPELLLLPEKLKSFGYVTEVLDESRPAYDLEEIQKKYKGTLIGDYISYFLEKDRNLVEEKALYYGLQALLETSR; encoded by the coding sequence ATGAGATTTATTCATCTTGCAGATGTGCATCTGGGAGCTGTGCCTGACAGAGGCTGCCCCTGGAGTGAACGGCGGGAGGAAGAAATCTGGGAAACTTTCCGCCGGGTTATTGCGGGCATCCGCGAGAATCCGGTGGATTTGTTATTTATAGCAGGAGATTTATTCCATCGTCAGCCGCTTTTACGAGAGTTAAAGGAAGTGAATTACCTGTTTTCCACCATCCCGGATACCAGGGTTTATCTGATGGCAGGGAATCATGATTATATTAAACCGGATTCCTTTTACAGGGATTTTAAATGGGCAGAGAATGTAGTATTTTTCAGAAATGAACACCTTACCTGTATCAAGGATGAGAAGCTGGATGTTTATGTATACGGGTTGAGCTATGAACACCAGGAAATCGAAGAACCCCTGTATGACGCTGCCAGGCCGGGAGAGGGAGAAGGACTGCATATCCTTCTGGCACACGGAGGAGATGCCTCACATATTCCCATGAATGTAAAGGGCCTGTCAGCAGCAGGATTTGACTACATTGCCATGGGCCATATCCATAAACCGGAGATCCTTCTGAGGGATAAAGCAGCCTATGCAGGAGCTCTGGAGCCTATTGACAGGAATGACCTGGGAGAACATGGATACATCGAAGGGCATCTGGAAAACGGGCGCCTGAAAACGAACTTTGTACCTTTTGCCTGCCGTTCCTATGAGCAGATCATTCTGATGCTCAGGGAAGGTTCCACCCAGGCATCCCTGGAGGATATGTTGCGGGCAGATCTGGCAAGCAGAGGAAGGATGAACATTTACCGGATCATTATCAAGGGAAACCGTGCTCCGGAGCTTCTGCTTCTGCCTGAGAAACTGAAATCCTTCGGCTATGTAACAGAAGTTCTGGATGAATCCAGGCCGGCCTACGATCTGGAGGAGATTCAGAAGAAATACAAAGGAACCCTGATCGGTGATTATATCAGTTATTTTCTCGAAAAGGACAGGAATCTGGTAGAAGAAAAGGCATTATATTACGGGCTTCAGGCATTGCTGGAGACAAGCAGGTGA
- a CDS encoding ATP-binding protein, whose protein sequence is MIIRRLNIRNFGKIHDRTLEFSPGINVLYGENESGKTTVHTFIKSMLFSLSRMRGKAARNDVYSTYEPWENPGMYGGIMWFQSQGHNYRLTRNFQKEHLMGELLNEDSKELTDVEKGSLEGILGNVSEAIYDNTVSVAQLKSVTGQDLVRELQNYMASYQGTGDSSIDLGRTAQMLKMSRKGYLVQEDRRQKEIDAQQQKLMVNIDYIQGEIRDIREKLSKIDEQEGSLHMRPGDESGAALLDQRVARTRAKRNGYAAGMVVAAIAGIVALILAAALADSIRVSLGVVAVAAAAVVFCGMQQLKYARELQKRMRMKGRWLSRQEKLKWNRESLQQDYDEKETALKNLQEEYREYEDESYFPSQNEIEIQALNLAMTTIDRLSRDIHTQVGGRLRQRTSQILSEITGGKYQEVLMDADLHMTVNTGDRTVGLERLSRGTMEQIYFALRMAAGELLCREESFPVILDDVFGMYDEERLTAVLRWLYKEEKQIIISTCHKREMEILDKEGIPYQKILL, encoded by the coding sequence ATGATAATCAGACGTTTAAATATCAGAAATTTCGGAAAGATCCACGATCGGACTTTAGAGTTTTCGCCGGGGATCAATGTACTCTACGGTGAGAATGAAAGCGGAAAGACCACAGTACATACTTTCATAAAGAGCATGCTTTTCAGTCTTTCCAGAATGCGGGGAAAAGCAGCCAGAAATGATGTATACAGCACCTATGAACCATGGGAGAATCCGGGAATGTACGGCGGGATCATGTGGTTTCAGAGCCAGGGACACAATTACCGGCTTACAAGGAATTTCCAGAAGGAGCATCTGATGGGGGAACTGCTGAATGAAGACAGCAAGGAGCTGACAGATGTGGAGAAGGGAAGCCTGGAAGGAATACTGGGAAATGTAAGTGAGGCTATATATGATAATACAGTATCCGTGGCGCAGCTGAAAAGCGTTACAGGACAGGATCTGGTCCGTGAACTGCAGAATTATATGGCAAGTTATCAGGGAACAGGGGACAGTTCCATTGACCTGGGAAGGACAGCACAGATGCTGAAAATGTCCAGAAAGGGCTATCTGGTCCAGGAGGACAGAAGACAGAAAGAGATTGATGCCCAACAGCAGAAACTCATGGTGAATATTGATTATATCCAGGGTGAGATCCGGGATATCAGGGAAAAGCTTTCCAAGATAGATGAGCAGGAGGGATCCCTTCATATGCGCCCCGGTGATGAATCTGGTGCAGCACTTCTGGATCAGAGAGTAGCCAGGACCCGTGCCAAGAGAAATGGTTATGCTGCGGGGATGGTTGTGGCAGCTATAGCGGGGATCGTAGCATTGATCCTGGCAGCAGCGCTGGCAGACAGCATCAGGGTCAGCCTGGGAGTGGTGGCTGTTGCTGCGGCTGCGGTAGTTTTCTGTGGAATGCAGCAGCTGAAATATGCCAGGGAGCTGCAGAAGAGGATGAGGATGAAAGGCAGATGGCTGTCCAGACAGGAGAAGCTGAAATGGAACAGAGAGAGTCTTCAGCAGGATTATGATGAAAAAGAAACTGCATTGAAGAATCTGCAGGAAGAATACCGGGAATATGAAGATGAATCTTATTTTCCTTCCCAGAATGAGATTGAGATCCAGGCGCTGAATCTGGCCATGACTACCATAGATAGATTATCCCGTGACATCCATACGCAGGTAGGAGGAAGGCTCAGACAGAGGACATCCCAGATCCTCAGTGAGATCACAGGAGGAAAATACCAGGAAGTGCTCATGGATGCAGACCTTCATATGACTGTGAATACAGGAGATCGGACAGTAGGACTGGAACGACTCAGCCGGGGAACTATGGAGCAGATTTATTTCGCTCTGCGTATGGCTGCCGGGGAACTTCTGTGCAGGGAGGAGAGTTTCCCTGTGATCCTGGATGATGTATTCGGGATGTATGATGAAGAGAGACTTACAGCAGTACTTCGATGGTTATATAAAGAAGAGAAGCAGATCATTATCAGCACCTGCCATAAAAGAGAGATGGAGATCCTGGATAAAGAAGGGATTCCCTATCAGAAGATCTTATTGTAG